Proteins from a single region of Limosilactobacillus fermentum:
- a CDS encoding GNAT family N-acetyltransferase produces the protein MINFRQATLADLPTIVAIYNQTIAPHAVTADMEPVTVEQRRGWFNSFSDDHPLWVVEDGGQVIGWVGLEPFYGRAAYRHTAEVAIYFDQAVRHQGLGTKALAFMESQLAACEITAVVAYIFGTNQASQALFKKFGYQKWGAFPGVASFPDKTQDLVFFGKRYDEEKNDE, from the coding sequence ATGATTAATTTTCGTCAAGCAACGCTAGCCGACTTACCAACCATTGTCGCAATCTACAACCAAACCATTGCCCCCCACGCGGTGACGGCGGACATGGAGCCCGTGACGGTCGAACAGCGGCGGGGGTGGTTTAACTCCTTTAGCGACGATCACCCGCTCTGGGTCGTTGAAGATGGTGGCCAAGTGATTGGGTGGGTGGGTCTGGAGCCCTTTTATGGACGGGCCGCCTACCGCCACACCGCCGAGGTGGCAATTTACTTTGACCAGGCCGTTCGCCACCAGGGGTTAGGCACTAAGGCGCTGGCCTTTATGGAAAGCCAACTAGCCGCCTGCGAGATCACGGCGGTGGTCGCTTACATCTTTGGCACCAATCAGGCTAGCCAGGCCCTCTTCAAGAAGTTCGGCTACCAAAAGTGGGGGGCCTTTCCGGGGGTGGCTAGCTTCCCGGACAAAACTCAGGACCTGGTTTTCTTTGGCAAGCGTTACGATGAGGAAAAAAATGATGAGTAA
- a CDS encoding GAF domain-containing protein produces MMSKQADYQLLYQQALALFEGETDWIANASNLAALLYNGLADVNFAGFYRVQDGELILGPFQGQVACVHIAFGSGVCGTAAQMGKTQLVKDVHQFAGHIACDAASNSEIVVPIYQGDKLWGVLDIDSPKLARFDQEDQAGLERLAPLFLPGA; encoded by the coding sequence ATGATGAGTAAACAAGCAGATTACCAATTACTTTACCAGCAAGCCTTAGCCCTCTTTGAAGGGGAAACCGATTGGATCGCCAACGCCAGTAACCTGGCGGCCCTCCTCTATAACGGCTTAGCTGACGTTAACTTCGCCGGCTTTTACCGCGTTCAGGACGGTGAATTGATCTTGGGTCCCTTCCAAGGACAGGTGGCTTGCGTGCACATCGCCTTTGGTAGCGGGGTTTGCGGGACTGCCGCCCAAATGGGGAAAACCCAATTGGTGAAAGATGTCCACCAGTTTGCCGGCCACATTGCCTGTGACGCTGCCTCAAACTCGGAAATTGTGGTGCCAATTTATCAGGGCGACAAACTCTGGGGGGTCTTAGACATTGACAGCCCTAAGCTCGCCCGGTTTGATCAGGAGGACCAAGCCGGTCTGGAAAGGTTAGCACCCCTCTTTTTGCCCGGCGCCTGA
- a CDS encoding cytosine permease translates to METKQKEVMIERIPMEARHTNWWDMFATWVGANANNGTWFVGGVLAACGFAVAMNVLVISSALSYVFLSLVGYMGYKTGLSTMSLSRASFGERGSYLPSLVNITQFIGWTAVNTFIAAQSVGLILTQLLGWPSFGQPGGAKGLVVGIIVMSILHILSVSAGSRSIQMIERLGIILVLVFVIWESVAVFKTVSLTEIAHWQVPAKARMTTGAAIDYVAAFNLAWVTAGADFTRFTPSRANSVVSPFVGAMVGVLWFAFIGLISTISIAITSGAYNANNSDPSTIAAKLGLGVIALLVIVLTSMTANAVNLLGAGSALSNIFPKLNLKLALWIVVILATVVTLIPMFVGSFLDTFESFLDYVAMVLGPTIAIICTDFYWKAKRHYQVEEFGRVKGRYWYKGGVNPAAIITFVVGVVIFLACQKQTFFVNTVGITFIDMVVSSLLYMVLSKLQRS, encoded by the coding sequence ATGGAAACAAAGCAAAAAGAGGTCATGATCGAGCGGATCCCAATGGAAGCGCGCCACACTAACTGGTGGGACATGTTTGCCACCTGGGTGGGGGCCAACGCCAACAACGGGACTTGGTTTGTCGGTGGGGTGCTCGCCGCCTGCGGTTTTGCCGTCGCCATGAACGTGCTGGTGATTTCATCGGCCTTATCCTACGTCTTTTTGAGCCTGGTTGGTTATATGGGCTACAAAACTGGTCTGTCGACGATGAGCCTGTCACGGGCCTCCTTTGGCGAGCGGGGGAGCTACTTACCATCCCTGGTGAACATTACCCAATTCATCGGCTGGACGGCCGTCAACACCTTCATCGCCGCCCAGTCGGTCGGGTTAATCTTAACCCAGCTGCTGGGGTGGCCAAGTTTCGGTCAACCCGGGGGTGCCAAGGGCCTTGTGGTGGGGATCATCGTGATGAGCATCTTGCACATCCTGTCGGTGTCGGCCGGGTCCCGTTCGATTCAGATGATTGAACGGCTGGGCATTATTTTGGTGCTGGTCTTTGTGATTTGGGAATCGGTGGCCGTCTTCAAGACGGTCTCCCTGACCGAAATCGCTCACTGGCAAGTACCGGCCAAGGCGAGAATGACGACCGGGGCAGCAATTGACTACGTGGCCGCCTTCAACTTGGCCTGGGTAACGGCGGGAGCCGACTTCACCCGCTTTACGCCGAGCCGGGCTAATTCGGTGGTCTCTCCCTTCGTCGGCGCCATGGTGGGGGTGCTCTGGTTTGCCTTCATCGGCCTGATTTCAACGATTTCGATTGCCATCACTTCCGGGGCCTACAACGCTAATAACTCCGACCCCAGCACGATCGCGGCCAAGCTCGGCCTCGGGGTGATCGCCCTGTTGGTAATCGTCTTGACCTCCATGACCGCCAACGCCGTTAACCTCTTGGGGGCGGGGTCGGCCCTGTCCAACATCTTCCCCAAGCTAAACCTGAAGCTCGCCCTCTGGATAGTGGTGATTTTGGCAACGGTGGTGACCTTAATCCCGATGTTTGTCGGTTCTTTTTTAGACACCTTCGAAAGCTTTCTGGATTACGTGGCGATGGTCCTCGGACCCACGATTGCCATCATTTGTACCGACTTTTACTGGAAGGCAAAGCGCCACTACCAGGTCGAAGAATTTGGCCGGGTTAAGGGGCGTTATTGGTACAAGGGCGGGGTTAACCCGGCGGCGATCATCACCTTCGTGGTGGGGGTGGTCATCTTCTTGGCCTGCCAAAAACAAACGTTCTTCGTTAACACGGTGGGGATCACCTTTATCGACATGGTAGTCTCCAGCCTCTTGTACATGGTCCTGTCAAAATTACAAAGGAGTTAA
- the codA gene encoding cytosine deaminase: MLIKNVHVNNQPELVDVAITDGKFTAIEAGLTPKPGEQVIEGNGKLLLPPFIDSHVHLDATLTAGQPEFNESGTLFDGIRIWSERKKLLTKEDVKKRAKQTIMKMVGHGIQHVRSHVDVTDPHLIAAQALLELKHDLKDQVDLQLVAFPQEGILSFPHGKELMEQAVKEGLDVVGGIPHFEFSTEYGWQSVHFLMALADKYGKLVDVHCDEIDDPMSRHLEVLATEAYERQMGDRVTASHTTAMGSYNDAYTYKLFRLLKMSGVNFVANPLVNVHLGGRFDTYPKRRGVTRVKELDAAGINVSFGEDDVQDPWNPLGDGNMLDAVTMGVYIAHLMGYSQLQDSFKFVTTNAARTLHIEDQYGIEVGKPGDCILLNGQDFYQALNQHAEVLYNIRHGRVLAQTKPAETTIHLN; the protein is encoded by the coding sequence ATGCTAATTAAAAACGTCCACGTTAACAACCAACCCGAACTCGTTGACGTCGCGATTACCGACGGCAAGTTTACCGCTATTGAAGCCGGGCTAACTCCCAAGCCCGGCGAGCAGGTAATCGAGGGGAACGGGAAACTTTTGTTGCCACCCTTCATTGATTCCCACGTCCACTTGGATGCGACTTTGACGGCGGGGCAGCCCGAGTTTAACGAATCCGGGACCCTCTTTGACGGGATCCGAATCTGGAGCGAGCGTAAAAAGTTGCTAACCAAAGAAGACGTCAAGAAGCGGGCTAAGCAGACGATCATGAAGATGGTTGGCCACGGAATCCAACACGTCCGCTCCCACGTTGACGTGACCGACCCGCACCTGATCGCCGCCCAGGCCCTCTTGGAACTCAAACACGACTTAAAAGACCAGGTTGACCTGCAGTTGGTGGCCTTCCCCCAGGAGGGGATCTTAAGCTTCCCGCACGGCAAGGAATTAATGGAACAAGCGGTCAAAGAGGGGCTCGATGTGGTCGGGGGGATCCCGCACTTTGAGTTTTCGACCGAGTACGGTTGGCAATCGGTCCACTTCTTAATGGCCCTAGCCGACAAGTACGGTAAGCTAGTTGACGTGCACTGCGACGAAATTGACGACCCAATGTCGCGCCACCTAGAAGTGCTGGCGACCGAAGCGTACGAACGGCAAATGGGCGACCGCGTGACGGCGAGCCACACCACGGCGATGGGTTCGTATAACGACGCGTACACCTACAAGTTGTTCCGACTCTTGAAGATGAGCGGGGTTAACTTCGTGGCTAACCCGCTGGTGAACGTTCACCTGGGCGGGCGCTTTGATACCTACCCGAAGCGGCGTGGCGTCACCCGGGTCAAGGAGCTCGACGCCGCCGGGATCAACGTTTCCTTTGGTGAAGATGACGTCCAGGACCCGTGGAACCCGCTGGGTGATGGTAACATGCTCGACGCCGTGACGATGGGGGTCTACATTGCCCACCTGATGGGTTATTCCCAGTTGCAAGACTCGTTTAAGTTTGTGACGACCAACGCGGCCAGGACCCTGCACATCGAGGACCAGTACGGGATTGAGGTCGGTAAGCCCGGCGACTGCATCTTATTAAACGGTCAGGACTTCTACCAGGCCCTAAACCAACACGCCGAAGTCCTGTACAACATCCGCCACGGACGTGTTCTGGCCCAAACTAAGCCGGCCGAGACGACGATCCACTTAAATTAG
- a CDS encoding phosphoenolpyruvate carboxykinase — protein MTETHQSVRTNALYMNPDRGIATLDFSKYYVNNFYNLINSKGLVEIIRLYLTSSHHTKDANGIENVSAEEYVAILKKVFINDDHAYDDFTPQEILASFESLYSFYRSFLRVSITNFNDNSVITHSFKEADARFNDLVIRNYRIIEEKLQGFVNNVYRQVNAGTNATLLVRDHQWPAPKGYESLTDVTFIDKVMLQPPMLMHTKSNKREGVFSAVDYNPVDHFAGQRQEWLCYPAKVGESLIFIYFHVDYMVNGLALSNLFELATAEEVEGQKPDAILIFGQEKTAGDVSHYHYDSDNNLWVGEVPYNDKTTYFGYMKKMCLTLHNLHQIYSGKLPIHGSMVRIKFTNGKDKTVVFFGDSGAGKSESLEALQEIADEQIVEMETIFDDMGSFILDDQAKGGIYAQGTETGAFVRLDDLSSSVAFSNMDRGVFLNPERKNARVIIPADAYENVVAHHEIDMWVYANNYSDGIGVHQFENEEEAKEVFIAGKRKALGTTDEVGMSSTFFANPFGPVQEPERTKPIIDEVFKRLFKDGVYVGEVYTHLGTDKSKDALHESAQELLDQLMNS, from the coding sequence ATGACAGAAACTCACCAATCCGTTCGTACTAACGCCCTATATATGAATCCTGACCGGGGGATTGCCACCCTCGACTTCAGTAAATACTATGTTAACAACTTCTATAATCTCATCAATTCGAAGGGATTAGTTGAGATCATCCGTCTTTACCTGACCTCATCGCACCACACTAAGGACGCAAATGGGATCGAAAACGTCTCCGCCGAAGAGTACGTGGCGATCCTAAAGAAGGTCTTCATCAACGACGACCACGCCTACGATGACTTTACGCCTCAAGAAATCCTGGCCTCCTTTGAATCACTGTACTCCTTTTACCGGAGTTTCCTGCGGGTTTCAATCACTAACTTCAACGACAACTCGGTGATTACCCACTCCTTTAAGGAAGCCGACGCCCGGTTCAACGATTTAGTGATCCGCAACTACCGGATCATCGAAGAAAAGCTCCAGGGCTTTGTTAACAACGTTTACCGTCAGGTTAACGCCGGGACTAACGCTACCCTGCTGGTTCGCGACCACCAATGGCCGGCACCAAAGGGTTACGAATCCTTGACCGACGTAACCTTCATTGACAAGGTCATGTTGCAGCCGCCAATGCTGATGCACACCAAGTCCAACAAGCGGGAAGGGGTCTTTTCCGCCGTAGATTACAATCCGGTTGACCACTTTGCCGGCCAGCGTCAAGAATGGCTGTGCTACCCGGCTAAGGTCGGTGAAAGCCTGATCTTTATTTACTTCCACGTCGATTACATGGTTAACGGGCTCGCCCTTTCTAACTTGTTTGAATTGGCAACGGCAGAAGAAGTTGAGGGGCAAAAGCCCGATGCCATCTTGATTTTTGGCCAAGAAAAGACGGCGGGCGATGTATCGCACTACCACTACGACAGCGACAACAACCTTTGGGTCGGCGAAGTCCCGTACAACGACAAGACGACCTACTTTGGTTACATGAAGAAGATGTGCCTAACCCTGCACAACTTACACCAAATCTACAGCGGCAAGCTGCCAATCCACGGGTCGATGGTGCGGATTAAGTTCACCAACGGCAAGGACAAGACGGTGGTCTTCTTCGGGGATTCCGGCGCCGGGAAGTCCGAATCGCTAGAAGCCCTGCAGGAAATCGCCGATGAACAAATCGTGGAAATGGAAACCATCTTCGACGACATGGGCTCCTTTATCCTGGATGACCAGGCCAAGGGCGGGATCTACGCCCAGGGGACCGAAACCGGAGCCTTTGTCCGCCTCGACGATTTGTCTTCTTCCGTGGCCTTTAGCAACATGGACCGTGGGGTCTTCTTGAACCCAGAACGGAAAAACGCCCGGGTGATCATCCCGGCCGACGCGTACGAAAACGTGGTGGCCCACCACGAAATCGACATGTGGGTGTACGCCAATAACTACTCCGACGGGATTGGGGTCCACCAATTTGAAAACGAAGAGGAAGCCAAGGAAGTCTTTATCGCCGGTAAGCGCAAGGCCCTTGGGACGACCGATGAAGTCGGGATGTCTTCCACCTTCTTCGCGAACCCGTTCGGCCCGGTTCAAGAACCGGAACGGACCAAGCCGATCATCGACGAAGTCTTCAAGCGCCTCTTTAAGGACGGCGTTTACGTGGGCGAGGTTTACACCCACCTAGGGACCGACAAGTCTAAAGACGCCCTGCACGAATCGGCCCAGGAACTGCTAGACCAGTTAATGAACTCTTAA
- a CDS encoding replication-associated recombination protein A, whose protein sequence is MEQESLFSASGQGGATPLANRVRPRELAEFFGQDQLVGTGKVLSELIEQDRLPSLILWGPPGVGKTTLAEIIAQKTKAKFITFSAVNSSIKDIKQVMEAATANHQFGERTVVFIDEIHRFNKAQQDAFLPYVERGEIILIGATTENPSFELNAALLSRCKVFVLRALDKGALVKILHRALHHPNGFADLEITVEDGVLEAIANFANGDARMALNTLEMAVLNGQRNGHQVKLTNADLTQLTSTRSLRYDRAGDEHYDLISALHKSMRNSDVDAAVYWCSRMLAGGEEPLYIARRLVRFAAEDVGLADANALQVATNTFQACQFLGMPECDVHLTECVIYLAAAPKSNAVYAARNRAKKIIKQTGNLPVPLQIRNAPTKLMKELDYGKGYQYAHDSSDRLTTMQTMPDEISGAKLYRPTDQGNEAWVKQRLAAIAAWHRQHDNPREGSK, encoded by the coding sequence ATGGAACAGGAATCACTCTTTTCCGCTAGTGGTCAGGGTGGTGCGACGCCCTTAGCTAACCGGGTACGGCCCAGGGAGTTGGCGGAGTTCTTTGGCCAAGACCAGCTGGTCGGCACGGGAAAGGTCTTAAGCGAGCTGATTGAACAAGACCGGTTGCCGTCCCTGATCTTGTGGGGGCCACCGGGGGTGGGGAAAACCACCCTGGCCGAAATCATTGCCCAAAAGACCAAGGCCAAGTTCATTACTTTTTCGGCGGTTAATTCGTCGATCAAAGACATCAAGCAGGTGATGGAAGCGGCGACCGCTAACCACCAGTTTGGGGAGCGGACGGTGGTCTTTATTGACGAAATTCACCGTTTTAACAAGGCCCAACAAGACGCCTTTTTACCCTACGTGGAGCGGGGGGAGATCATCTTAATCGGGGCGACCACGGAAAACCCGTCCTTTGAACTAAACGCCGCCCTTTTATCGCGGTGCAAGGTCTTTGTATTAAGGGCGCTCGATAAAGGGGCCCTGGTTAAAATTTTGCACCGGGCCTTACACCACCCGAATGGCTTTGCCGACTTGGAGATTACGGTTGAAGACGGGGTGTTAGAAGCGATTGCCAACTTTGCCAACGGTGACGCCCGGATGGCCCTTAACACCTTGGAAATGGCGGTGCTAAATGGTCAACGCAACGGTCACCAGGTTAAATTAACTAACGCCGACCTGACCCAATTAACCAGCACCCGTTCGTTACGCTACGACCGGGCCGGTGACGAGCACTACGACTTGATCTCGGCGTTGCATAAGTCAATGCGCAACAGCGACGTTGACGCTGCCGTTTACTGGTGCTCACGGATGCTGGCCGGGGGCGAGGAGCCGCTTTACATTGCCCGCCGCTTGGTTCGCTTTGCCGCCGAAGACGTTGGCCTCGCCGACGCAAACGCCCTCCAAGTGGCCACCAACACCTTTCAGGCCTGCCAGTTCTTGGGGATGCCGGAGTGTGACGTCCACTTGACCGAGTGCGTGATCTACCTGGCTGCCGCACCTAAGTCCAACGCCGTGTACGCGGCCCGCAACCGGGCGAAAAAGATTATCAAGCAGACCGGGAATTTGCCGGTACCGCTTCAAATCAGAAACGCCCCAACCAAGCTGATGAAGGAGCTTGATTACGGCAAGGGCTACCAGTACGCCCACGACAGTAGCGACCGCCTGACGACGATGCAGACGATGCCAGACGAAATAAGCGGGGCGAAGCTCTATCGCCCAACCGATCAGGGTAACGAGGCCTGGGTCAAACAACGTCTAGCCGCCATCGCAGCCTGGCACCGCCAACACGACAACCCCAGGGAGGGGAGCAAATGA
- a CDS encoding DUF554 domain-containing protein, whose product MIGTYLNTLAILVGTGIGCLLHGGIKPRYQEALYLAIGLAALGIGLENVVNNMQKSHYPVLFIVSIACGAVLGTWGNLDECFNRLVNRHSQSQLGRGLSTGILLYCIGALSIVGPVMAAVKHDPTMLFTNATLDLISSVILGASFGVGMMLAAPVLFCWQGGIYLVAKYLSTSFFSASFITEISIVGGLLIAASGISLLKLREIKTVNLLPALLIPVLFFLLKSWV is encoded by the coding sequence ATGATTGGAACCTACTTAAATACCTTAGCGATCCTGGTAGGGACCGGGATCGGTTGCCTCTTACACGGTGGTATCAAGCCACGCTACCAAGAGGCCCTTTACCTCGCCATTGGTTTAGCGGCGCTGGGGATCGGTTTAGAAAACGTGGTCAATAACATGCAAAAGAGCCACTACCCGGTCCTTTTTATCGTCAGCATTGCCTGCGGGGCGGTCCTGGGCACTTGGGGGAACCTTGATGAGTGCTTTAATCGCCTCGTCAACCGCCACAGCCAAAGCCAGCTGGGGCGCGGGCTGTCCACCGGGATCTTGCTTTATTGCATCGGCGCCCTGTCGATCGTCGGCCCGGTAATGGCCGCCGTCAAGCACGACCCAACGATGCTCTTTACCAACGCCACCCTTGACTTGATCAGTTCGGTGATCTTGGGGGCCAGCTTTGGGGTCGGGATGATGCTAGCGGCGCCGGTCCTTTTTTGTTGGCAAGGGGGGATCTACCTGGTGGCCAAGTACCTGTCGACGAGCTTTTTTAGTGCTAGCTTCATTACCGAGATTTCAATCGTCGGTGGCCTTTTGATTGCCGCTTCGGGGATTTCTCTGCTTAAGCTGCGGGAGATCAAAACGGTTAATCTCTTACCGGCGCTCCTGATACCCGTCCTCTTCTTCTTGCTCAAGAGTTGGGTTTGA
- a CDS encoding MFS transporter, translated as MDTTKQNTNRWMVVLGTVFIQLSAGSFYAWAIFNNGFMLKTGGVVKMVNGAKKIVGGLPAASVSFTFTLGMLCLSLATLAGIPLAKKYGIKIVNTIAAIIYGLSILGLTMIGKGSSIWTLWLFGGVLLGAMNGVLYLTSLTNAIKWFPEKKGLISGICVACYGLGSFVFKYIAMWVAGGNGVINASNIGRVLLWWGILALVLAVVGSLLLKDAPEVVTAPSAAEAKSENVNFSTSEMLHTPQAYMIFFCLMTACMFMGLLGAAVTNMAAAWTQSPKDVSIWAGSSAAAFFVAVVAIANTIGRFVMGWLSDITGRKPVFFITFIIQLLTLLALLMTKPGDMSMGMIYTVVMAMAFCFGGNITVFPTFVSDYFGLRDTSRNYSVIYQGFGIGAILVGFLMASGNPLNPGKVTLANGAVLTQNFPLLYKVLLVMVIISLVIFAVIKKPVKKA; from the coding sequence ATGGATACGACTAAGCAAAACACAAACCGGTGGATGGTTGTCCTCGGAACTGTGTTTATTCAGCTTTCTGCCGGTTCCTTTTACGCATGGGCCATTTTTAACAACGGGTTTATGCTCAAAACCGGTGGGGTTGTTAAAATGGTCAACGGCGCAAAGAAGATCGTTGGTGGTCTTCCGGCAGCGTCCGTTAGTTTCACGTTTACTTTAGGGATGCTTTGCTTGTCCCTAGCAACGTTAGCAGGGATCCCGCTTGCTAAAAAATACGGGATTAAGATTGTCAACACGATTGCAGCAATTATTTATGGTCTTTCCATTCTTGGTTTGACGATGATCGGTAAGGGATCATCAATCTGGACCCTGTGGCTCTTCGGGGGGGTTCTCCTCGGGGCGATGAACGGGGTGCTTTACTTAACCTCTTTGACCAACGCCATTAAGTGGTTCCCAGAAAAGAAGGGGTTAATCTCCGGGATCTGTGTCGCATGTTACGGCCTTGGTTCCTTTGTCTTCAAGTACATTGCCATGTGGGTTGCCGGTGGTAACGGTGTGATCAACGCCTCCAACATCGGTCGCGTTCTCCTCTGGTGGGGGATTTTGGCCTTAGTTCTGGCCGTGGTTGGTTCCTTACTGTTAAAGGACGCCCCAGAAGTCGTTACTGCACCAAGCGCTGCGGAAGCTAAATCCGAAAACGTTAACTTCTCAACTTCCGAAATGCTACACACGCCACAAGCTTACATGATCTTCTTCTGCTTGATGACGGCATGTATGTTCATGGGACTCTTGGGGGCGGCCGTTACGAACATGGCCGCTGCTTGGACCCAATCACCAAAGGACGTTTCGATCTGGGCCGGTTCTAGCGCCGCCGCCTTCTTCGTGGCCGTGGTGGCAATTGCCAACACGATTGGTCGGTTCGTAATGGGGTGGCTGTCTGACATTACTGGTCGGAAGCCAGTCTTCTTTATCACCTTCATCATTCAACTCCTGACGCTCTTGGCCCTCTTAATGACCAAGCCGGGGGACATGAGCATGGGGATGATTTACACGGTTGTTATGGCGATGGCCTTCTGCTTCGGTGGGAACATCACCGTCTTCCCAACCTTCGTTTCTGACTACTTCGGTCTTCGCGATACTTCCCGTAACTACTCGGTAATCTACCAAGGGTTCGGGATTGGGGCCATCCTGGTTGGTTTCCTGATGGCATCAGGTAACCCACTGAACCCAGGTAAGGTCACCCTTGCTAACGGGGCGGTCTTAACGCAAAACTTCCCATTACTGTACAAGGTTCTGTTGGTAATGGTTATCATCTCCTTGGTTATCTTTGCGGTAATCAAGAAGCCAGTTAAGAAGGCCTAG
- a CDS encoding NAD/NADP-dependent octopine/nopaline dehydrogenase family protein, translated as MTKQHLVDYTIAVLGAGAVGRSVAADCKLAGNQVRLFDLPEFAGESLKGLDKTGIEIQGFELGKYNFKRNGIAKFDLVSDDLAEVVAGAQIILVAVPSVGHQTFFERLVPLLEDGQIIHIIPDNFGSLRLRKVLRETRPDVDVIVGGWSSAPYGTRIVKEAGIDTKRVFLRYRAVSLRGASLPSTDQEAFLKSTEHIGCFDSVTFGDGPVGGKTVLDVGFSNVNPTLHCPGTILGAAVMENYGRVFGGNDKSDFSIYSHVYTESVSAVQYSFYQEEIKLAEKIGVDIARYPKETFYSRSNILGPEYMGDGASAPFDEQFPMAFGTGPFSIQDRYVTEDIPVGCHIYHELGQKFGVKTPVIDSIITLGSAMVGIDFDQTGVTLKELGIGHLDRAELLDYLENGNYKEEA; from the coding sequence ATGACCAAACAACACTTAGTAGATTATACGATTGCCGTTTTAGGGGCCGGGGCCGTGGGCCGGTCGGTGGCCGCCGATTGTAAGTTGGCCGGCAACCAGGTCCGTTTGTTTGACCTACCGGAGTTTGCCGGTGAATCACTTAAGGGCCTCGACAAGACCGGGATCGAAATTCAAGGCTTTGAGTTGGGCAAGTACAACTTTAAGCGCAATGGGATCGCCAAGTTCGACCTGGTGTCTGACGACCTGGCCGAAGTGGTTGCCGGCGCCCAAATCATTTTAGTCGCGGTGCCGTCGGTTGGTCACCAAACCTTCTTTGAACGGCTGGTGCCGCTCTTAGAAGACGGCCAGATCATCCACATTATCCCCGATAACTTCGGTAGCCTGCGCTTACGCAAGGTCCTGCGCGAAACCAGGCCGGACGTCGACGTGATTGTCGGGGGCTGGTCGAGTGCCCCGTACGGTACCCGGATTGTTAAGGAAGCGGGAATTGACACCAAGCGGGTCTTCTTGCGTTACCGGGCGGTTTCCCTGCGGGGGGCGTCTTTGCCGTCCACCGATCAGGAGGCCTTTTTAAAGAGTACCGAACACATTGGCTGCTTTGACTCGGTGACCTTTGGCGACGGCCCGGTCGGCGGCAAAACGGTCTTAGACGTTGGCTTTAGCAACGTCAACCCAACCCTCCACTGCCCGGGAACGATTCTGGGGGCCGCAGTGATGGAAAACTACGGCCGCGTCTTTGGTGGCAACGACAAGAGCGACTTTTCAATTTACTCCCACGTTTACACCGAGTCGGTTTCGGCGGTCCAGTACTCCTTTTACCAAGAAGAAATCAAGCTGGCCGAAAAGATCGGTGTCGACATCGCTAGGTACCCCAAGGAAACCTTCTATTCACGCTCTAACATCTTAGGGCCCGAGTACATGGGCGACGGGGCCAGCGCTCCGTTTGACGAGCAGTTCCCGATGGCCTTTGGGACCGGGCCGTTTAGCATCCAGGACCGTTACGTGACCGAAGACATCCCGGTTGGTTGCCACATCTACCACGAGTTGGGGCAAAAGTTCGGCGTCAAGACCCCGGTGATCGACAGCATCATCACCTTAGGGTCAGCGATGGTCGGGATTGATTTTGATCAAACCGGGGTCACCCTTAAAGAACTCGGGATCGGCCACTTAGACCGGGCCGAACTGTTGGACTACCTGGAAAACGGCAACTATAAGGAGGAAGCTTAA
- a CDS encoding aspartate/glutamate racemase family protein, producing the protein MKKTGDYLGSPADLDGVVSVTPQPVAGAAIGIIAVNLVYPKLPGNVANASTFAFPVDYEVIDLAIEQLFEADPGAVDQIVQAAKRLEARGVRAIVGACGYFANFQTQVQAAVRVPVLLSSLAQLPLIKTSLRADQRIAVLVADIQGATPELLANVNATPDKVTFVDIGSLPEFHAIRYGETTLDNGALKRALVQKAVAAVKQDPSIGALLLECSDLPPYAAAIQAGVGLPVFDFITLINWLHQSLCQRPYYGFI; encoded by the coding sequence ATGAAGAAGACGGGCGACTACTTGGGGAGCCCAGCGGACCTGGACGGAGTGGTGTCAGTCACGCCCCAACCAGTGGCCGGAGCGGCGATCGGAATCATCGCCGTGAACCTGGTCTACCCCAAGCTACCGGGGAACGTGGCCAACGCTAGCACCTTTGCCTTTCCGGTCGACTACGAGGTAATTGACCTGGCGATCGAGCAGCTCTTTGAAGCCGATCCGGGGGCGGTCGACCAAATTGTTCAAGCGGCGAAGCGGCTGGAGGCCCGCGGGGTGCGGGCGATCGTCGGGGCCTGTGGCTACTTTGCTAACTTTCAAACCCAGGTCCAAGCAGCCGTGCGGGTGCCGGTCCTTTTGTCGAGCCTGGCCCAACTACCCCTGATTAAGACGAGCTTACGGGCCGACCAACGGATTGCCGTATTGGTGGCCGATATTCAGGGGGCGACCCCTGAATTGCTGGCCAACGTTAACGCCACGCCTGACAAGGTGACCTTCGTTGACATCGGCAGCCTGCCGGAATTTCACGCCATCCGTTACGGGGAAACAACCCTCGATAACGGCGCCTTAAAACGGGCCCTGGTCCAAAAGGCGGTAGCGGCCGTCAAACAGGACCCGAGCATCGGCGCCCTCCTCTTGGAATGTAGCGATTTACCCCCGTACGCGGCCGCCATTCAAGCGGGGGTCGGCTTGCCGGTCTTTGACTTCATCACCTTAATCAACTGGTTGCACCAGTCGCTGTGCCAGCGGCCATACTACGGATTCATCTAA